The Candidatus Nanohalovita haloferacivicina genome has a window encoding:
- a CDS encoding Lrp/AsnC family transcriptional regulator: MKESSVDDKDFRIIEQLLSDGRASLRKIAEKVDVSPSTASNRFKKLLDNGVIKGFVPVLDYEKMGYTFSTITHIKSEPGEVTPIAEKLKDEAFIEQCYSITGDADIIVLAHFKDRESMNSSLQKIQSMEGIEETKTNVILESYRQEMDL; encoded by the coding sequence ATGAAAGAGAGTTCGGTTGATGATAAGGACTTTCGAATAATTGAACAGTTGTTGTCTGATGGAAGGGCCTCGCTGCGTAAAATTGCGGAGAAAGTAGATGTCTCTCCATCGACTGCGAGCAATCGGTTCAAAAAACTGCTTGATAACGGCGTTATAAAAGGGTTTGTTCCTGTTCTCGACTACGAAAAAATGGGCTACACGTTCTCTACGATAACTCATATCAAGTCGGAGCCTGGCGAAGTGACTCCTATAGCTGAGAAGCTGAAGGATGAGGCCTTCATCGAACAGTGTTATTCTATCACGGGAGATGCTGATATTATCGTGCTGGCACATTTCAAGGATAGAGAGTCTATGAATTCCTCTCTTCAGAAGATTCAGAGCATGGAAGGTATTGAGGAGACCAAGACAAATGTGATCCTGGAATCCTACAGGCAGGAGATGGACCTATAG